In the genome of Campylobacter concisus, the window TAGTTTTGCCAGTTATTTTACTTTTTGCATACGCCATTTATCTCATAAGATCGCATCGTTAAGCCAAATTTTGGCAAGCTTTTTGTAAAATCAAGCCATTTTAATAAAGGCTATTTTATGGATTTTAAAGAGCTTGCAAATAGATACAAAACCCCACTTTACGTTTATGATTTTAACTACATTAAAGAGCGCTACGAGGCGCTAAAAAACGCATTTTACGCTAGAAAATCTCTCATTTGCTATGCGGTGAAAGCAAACTCAAATCTAAGTGTTTTGAAATTTCTAGCCGACCTTGGAGCTGGATTTGATTGTGTTAGCATTGGAGAAGTAAAAAGAGCGCTTTTAGCAGGCGCGAAGAGGTATCAGATCATTTTTAGTGGTGTTGGCAAGAGCGATGATGAGCTAAAAGAGGCTTTAAAAAATGAAATTTTGCTAATAAATGTGGAGAGTTTTGCTGAACTTTTAAGACTTGAAAAGATCACAAAAGGGCTAAACTTAAAGGCAAGAATTAGCATTAGGGTAAATCCAGGTGTCGATGCAAAAACTCACCCTTACATTTCAACAGGGCTAAATGAAAATAAATTTGGAGTTGATTCTGAAACAGCCAAAAAAATGTACATCCACGCTAAAGCTTCAGACTCTCTTGAGCCAACTGGCATACACTTTCACATCGGATCTCAGCTAACATCACTTAGCCCGATAATCGACGCTGCAAACATCGTTAGCGAGCTTTTAAGAGAGCTAAAAGCACTTGAAATAGACATCAAATTTTTTGACGTTGGCGGCGGACTTGGCATTATTTATAGCGATGAAGAAGAGATAAATTTATACGACTACGCACAAGGAATTTTGGGTGCTCTAAAGGGTCAAGATGTAACCATCGTTTGCGAGCCAGGTCGCTTTATCGTAGGCAATGCCGGCTATTTTGTTGCAAGCGTTTTATATGAGAAATTTAACGGCAAAAAGAGATTTGTCATCACTGATGGCGCGATGAATGATCTCATTAGACCAAGCCTTTATGGCGCTCATCATGAAATTTTTGTCTACGGCAAGGACGAAAATTTAAGCCCATGCGACGTGGTTGGCCCAGTTTGTGAAAGCGGCGACTTTTTGGCAAAAGATATAAAACTGCCAGAGTGCAAGAGTGGCGATCTAGTTGTGGTTAAAGGGGCAGGCGCCTATGGATTTAGCATGAGCTCAAACTACAATACAAGAAATAGAGCCGCTGAAGTTTGCCTACTTGACGGAGAGGATAGGCTGATAAGAAGACGCGAGAGCTTCGAAGATGTCGTGGCTTTGGAGAGAGAATTTCTGGAGAATGGCGATGCAAGAGCTAAATGAACTTAGAAAAGAGATCGATGCGATCGATGATCTCATTTTAAATAAGCTAAATGAGAGAATGAGGCTGGTCGAGCAAATCGGCAAGCTAAAACAAACTACTGGGACGCCTATATATCGCCCTGAGCGTGAGCGAGCTATCATAAACCGCCTAACAAGCCTTAGCAAAGAAAAAGCTTTAAACAAGGCTGCGATTGAAGCTATATATCTTGAAATTTTTGCCGTTAGTAGAAATTTAGAGATGCCGCAAAAGATCGTCTATCTCGGACCTGAGGGCACTTACACGCATCAAGCAGCGCAGAGTAGATTTGGTGCGATGAGTTCGTATTTGCCTCTTGCAACTATCGAAGCTGTATTTTCAAAGCTTGCTCACAAAGAGGCAAAATATGGGGTTGTGCCGATAGAAAATAACACAGAAGGTGCTGTCGGTGCCACACTTGACTGCTTGGGTAAATTTAACGATGTAAAAATCGTCGCCGAGCTCTATATTGACATCCACCACAGCTTTGTCAGCATAAATGAAGATTTAAAAGAGATAAAGCGAATTTACTCGCATCCGCAAGGATACAACCAGTGCCGTAAATTTTTAGAAGATCACTTGCTAAACGAAGTCGAATTTGTCCCAGCAAAATCAACCGCAGCCGCCGCATATATGGCCTCTATGGATAGAAATGCAGCCGCCATTTGTTCAAAGATCGCAGCTAAAATTTACAATGTGCCGATCATCTATGAGACGATCGAAGATAATATGGCAAATAGGACGAGATTTTTGATTTTAAGTGATTTTAAAAACGCAAGAGTTGAAAACTCAAAAACCTCAATACTTGCCAAGACCGATCACAGTCCGGGACGCCTTGCCGATCTGCTTCAAATTTTTAAAAATGAAAATATCAATATCACAAAACTTGAGTCACGTCCTATAAAACAGCGCGAGTTTAAGTCAATGTTCTATCTTGATTTTGAGGGGCATATAGACGATGAAAAGGTACAAAATGCCTTTGAACTTGCAAAAGAGAGCGGTGCTGAGATTACGTGGCTGGGAAGCTATTTAAACGGAGATGAGTGATGAAATTTAATGATTTTTTAGATGATCTAGTAAATTACGAGGCTGGAAAGCCA includes:
- a CDS encoding diaminopimelate decarboxylase → MDFKELANRYKTPLYVYDFNYIKERYEALKNAFYARKSLICYAVKANSNLSVLKFLADLGAGFDCVSIGEVKRALLAGAKRYQIIFSGVGKSDDELKEALKNEILLINVESFAELLRLEKITKGLNLKARISIRVNPGVDAKTHPYISTGLNENKFGVDSETAKKMYIHAKASDSLEPTGIHFHIGSQLTSLSPIIDAANIVSELLRELKALEIDIKFFDVGGGLGIIYSDEEEINLYDYAQGILGALKGQDVTIVCEPGRFIVGNAGYFVASVLYEKFNGKKRFVITDGAMNDLIRPSLYGAHHEIFVYGKDENLSPCDVVGPVCESGDFLAKDIKLPECKSGDLVVVKGAGAYGFSMSSNYNTRNRAAEVCLLDGEDRLIRRRESFEDVVALEREFLENGDARAK
- a CDS encoding chloride transporter, with the protein product MQELNELRKEIDAIDDLILNKLNERMRLVEQIGKLKQTTGTPIYRPERERAIINRLTSLSKEKALNKAAIEAIYLEIFAVSRNLEMPQKIVYLGPEGTYTHQAAQSRFGAMSSYLPLATIEAVFSKLAHKEAKYGVVPIENNTEGAVGATLDCLGKFNDVKIVAELYIDIHHSFVSINEDLKEIKRIYSHPQGYNQCRKFLEDHLLNEVEFVPAKSTAAAAYMASMDRNAAAICSKIAAKIYNVPIIYETIEDNMANRTRFLILSDFKNARVENSKTSILAKTDHSPGRLADLLQIFKNENINITKLESRPIKQREFKSMFYLDFEGHIDDEKVQNAFELAKESGAEITWLGSYLNGDE